The following coding sequences are from one Granulicella arctica window:
- a CDS encoding CoA-acylating methylmalonate-semialdehyde dehydrogenase — protein sequence MSQSITQALLINHWISGTIVETGSGRTGPVWNPATGQQIAEVNFATVEDVDLAVAAAKAAYPGWRATPLSRRSEILFKLRNLIETNRERLVEIISTENGKTIADARGEVARGLENIEFACGIPALLKGGYSEQVSTGVDVYQLRQPLGVVVGITPFNFPAMVPMWMFANAIACGNTFVLKPSEKVPSASLLLAELARQAGLPAGVFNVVQGDKVAVDCLLAHPDVRAVSFVGSTPIAKVIYETATRNGKRVQALGGAKNHMLVLPDADVDAAADAAVSAAYGAAGQRCMAISVIVAVGSVADPLVDAIRQRIAKIKVGPGLDKRSEMGPLITRQQRDRVASFLESATAEGATLAVDGRKNAATPGDGFFLGASLVDNVTPGTRCYDEEIFGPVLSIVRTQAYADALAIINDNPYGNGTAIFTQNGGAARQFQFDVEVGMVGINVPIPVPVSYYSFGGWKSSLFGDLHMYGPEGVQFYTRSKVVTSRWPDPGTSKVDLGFPQVR from the coding sequence ATGTCGCAATCCATCACGCAAGCTCTGTTGATCAATCACTGGATCAGTGGGACCATTGTCGAAACAGGCTCCGGTCGCACTGGCCCGGTCTGGAACCCCGCAACCGGCCAGCAGATTGCGGAGGTCAACTTTGCCACGGTCGAAGATGTCGACCTCGCGGTTGCAGCGGCGAAGGCGGCCTACCCGGGCTGGCGCGCCACGCCGCTCTCCCGTCGCTCGGAGATACTCTTCAAACTTCGTAACCTGATCGAGACTAACCGCGAGCGCCTCGTCGAGATCATCTCCACCGAAAATGGCAAGACCATCGCAGACGCTCGTGGTGAGGTCGCTCGTGGTCTCGAAAATATCGAGTTCGCCTGTGGCATCCCCGCGCTGCTCAAGGGTGGGTACTCTGAGCAGGTCAGCACCGGCGTCGACGTCTATCAGTTGCGTCAACCCCTGGGCGTGGTTGTTGGTATTACGCCATTCAACTTTCCGGCGATGGTGCCTATGTGGATGTTTGCCAACGCAATTGCCTGCGGCAATACCTTCGTTCTGAAGCCCTCGGAGAAAGTTCCCTCCGCGAGCCTTCTGCTCGCAGAGCTAGCCCGTCAGGCCGGTCTTCCCGCTGGAGTCTTCAATGTTGTGCAGGGAGACAAGGTTGCGGTGGATTGTCTGCTTGCTCATCCGGATGTTCGCGCGGTCAGCTTCGTCGGTTCGACACCGATCGCCAAGGTGATCTACGAGACCGCGACTCGTAACGGCAAGCGAGTCCAGGCGCTCGGCGGCGCGAAGAACCACATGCTCGTTCTGCCGGATGCCGATGTCGATGCAGCAGCCGACGCCGCCGTCTCTGCCGCATACGGCGCGGCTGGTCAACGCTGCATGGCGATCTCCGTGATTGTCGCCGTTGGTAGCGTGGCTGACCCACTGGTCGATGCCATCCGTCAGCGCATTGCGAAGATCAAGGTTGGTCCTGGTCTGGACAAGCGCAGCGAGATGGGGCCGCTCATTACGCGTCAGCAGCGTGATCGTGTTGCAAGCTTTCTCGAGTCTGCGACCGCCGAGGGTGCAACTCTTGCAGTGGATGGCCGTAAGAATGCAGCAACGCCAGGCGATGGTTTCTTTCTCGGCGCATCGCTCGTCGACAACGTGACACCCGGCACTCGTTGCTACGATGAGGAGATTTTTGGGCCTGTTCTGAGCATCGTTCGCACGCAGGCCTATGCGGATGCGCTTGCGATCATCAACGACAATCCCTATGGCAATGGCACGGCCATCTTCACGCAGAACGGCGGCGCGGCGCGGCAGTTCCAGTTCGACGTTGAGGTCGGCATGGTGGGCATCAACGTGCCGATTCCTGTGCCGGTCTCCTACTATAGCTTCGGCGGATGGAAGTCGTCGCTGTTCGGTGACCTTCACATGTATGGTCCCGAGGGCGTGCAGTTCTATACTCGCAGCAAGGTGGTCACCAGCCGTTGGCCCGACCCCGGCACTAGCAAGGTCGATCTCGGCTTTCCGCAAGTTCGCTAG
- the coxB gene encoding cytochrome c oxidase subunit II translates to MLVLSITASIFLIVGGLLLYALIRFRHRSTDSDREPPQIYGSDQIELAWTVIPILIVVMLFLSTARVILGTERISKPTSALDVTVIGHQFWWEYRYPKFGVVTANELHVPTSDPGNPTPTYLKMSSADVSHSFWVPRLAGKMDLIPNRVNTMWIDPEQPGLYLGQCAQYCGTQHAKMLLRVYAQTPEDFAAWIKQQQKSASQDLSSNTAAVEGQTVFLHNACINCHTVAGTIATGRFGPDLTHLASRDTLASGPIQNTPENLKNWISDPNSMKPGALMPSMHLSGHDLDAVTAYLITLH, encoded by the coding sequence ATGCTTGTACTTTCCATTACCGCAAGCATTTTTCTCATTGTCGGCGGTTTACTGCTCTATGCTCTTATCCGCTTTCGGCATCGGTCTACGGATTCAGATCGTGAGCCGCCACAGATCTACGGCAGCGATCAGATTGAACTCGCTTGGACAGTCATTCCAATTCTCATTGTGGTGATGCTGTTTCTCTCAACTGCCCGCGTTATTCTGGGCACGGAGCGCATCTCCAAGCCGACCAGTGCGCTCGATGTCACCGTGATTGGGCATCAGTTCTGGTGGGAATACCGCTACCCAAAATTCGGAGTTGTCACAGCCAACGAACTACACGTCCCCACCAGTGATCCCGGCAACCCGACTCCCACTTACCTCAAGATGTCTTCCGCAGATGTCTCCCACAGCTTCTGGGTACCCCGTCTCGCCGGAAAGATGGATCTGATTCCGAACCGCGTCAACACGATGTGGATCGATCCGGAGCAGCCTGGACTCTATCTCGGACAGTGCGCGCAATATTGTGGAACACAACATGCAAAGATGCTGCTGCGGGTCTACGCACAGACTCCTGAAGACTTCGCGGCATGGATTAAGCAGCAGCAGAAGTCGGCCAGTCAGGACTTGAGTTCCAACACCGCCGCAGTCGAGGGGCAAACTGTCTTCTTGCATAACGCTTGCATCAACTGCCATACCGTTGCAGGGACCATTGCTACAGGTCGGTTCGGTCCCGATCTCACCCACCTCGCAAGCCGTGATACTCTCGCCTCCGGGCCTATTCAGAACACGCCAGAGAACTTAAAAAATTGGATTAGCGATCCCAACTCGATGAAGCCCGGCGCACTGATGCCATCCATGCATTTGAGCGGCCACGATCTCGACGCCGTCACGGCTTACCTTATAACGCTTCACTAA
- the ctaD gene encoding cytochrome c oxidase subunit I — protein MANATPVMEAIDETLAGKRPVFEVVYEWATTVDHKKIGLMYIFLALIFLIVAGIEAILMRIQLAVPNNHFISPQVFNQLFTMHGTTMVFFMGMPILFGFGNYLVPLMIGARDMAFPRLNAFSFWISAFGGLLLYFSYFGASGLYGAGSAPDVGWFAYAPLTAKVFSPGHSTDYWTLSLLLSGIGTIGTALNIVTTTICMRCRGMTMMRLPLLVWLFLITSCMVFIAIGPLTAAQIMLTLDRYIGAHFFDTQAGGSAVLWMHYFWIFGHPEVYILVLPAFAFVNEIVPVFSRKAIFGYPAMVAATVAIGFISLSVWAHHMFTVGLGAAGNTFFVFATMVISVPTGIKIFNWLATIWGGKIHFATPMIFCVGFLFQFLIAGLTGIMLSAAPFDWQLSASYFVVAHFHYVLVGAIVFALFAAFYYWYPKVTGRMMSETLGKWHFWLFLIGFHLTFDFMHVPGLLGMPRRIYTYEAGRGWEMWNLIVGIGAIFQVVGTVCFIFNLIRSCFRGEIAGHDPWDAWTLEWATPSPPPSYNFAIEPTVHSRRPLWDLKHPEDPDSDYE, from the coding sequence ATGGCCAACGCGACTCCTGTAATGGAAGCAATCGACGAGACTCTTGCAGGCAAGCGTCCAGTGTTTGAGGTTGTCTATGAATGGGCAACGACTGTCGATCATAAAAAGATCGGTCTAATGTACATCTTCTTAGCGTTGATCTTTCTTATCGTTGCTGGCATCGAAGCGATACTGATGCGGATTCAGCTTGCGGTCCCGAACAATCATTTCATCTCGCCCCAGGTATTCAACCAGCTCTTCACCATGCATGGCACTACGATGGTGTTCTTCATGGGGATGCCTATCCTGTTCGGTTTTGGCAACTACCTGGTTCCCCTGATGATCGGCGCTCGAGACATGGCTTTCCCTCGCCTGAATGCATTCAGTTTTTGGATATCTGCTTTTGGCGGCTTACTTTTGTATTTTAGCTACTTCGGTGCAAGTGGACTCTATGGCGCTGGCTCTGCACCGGATGTTGGATGGTTCGCCTATGCTCCCCTCACGGCAAAGGTATTCTCCCCGGGACACAGCACCGATTACTGGACCCTGTCTCTCCTATTGAGTGGTATTGGCACTATAGGAACAGCTCTGAATATCGTCACCACAACCATCTGCATGCGTTGCAGAGGAATGACGATGATGCGTCTACCGCTCCTGGTCTGGCTCTTCCTGATAACCAGTTGCATGGTGTTCATTGCGATCGGACCACTGACCGCAGCTCAGATCATGTTGACGCTGGACCGCTACATTGGCGCACACTTCTTTGATACACAGGCCGGGGGCTCGGCCGTATTGTGGATGCACTACTTCTGGATCTTCGGCCATCCCGAAGTCTATATCCTGGTCCTGCCAGCCTTTGCGTTTGTAAATGAGATCGTTCCTGTCTTTTCTCGCAAGGCCATCTTTGGCTATCCCGCCATGGTTGCGGCTACGGTTGCAATCGGCTTCATAAGTCTCAGCGTCTGGGCGCACCACATGTTTACTGTCGGTCTTGGTGCCGCGGGAAATACGTTTTTCGTCTTTGCTACTATGGTGATCTCCGTGCCGACTGGGATCAAAATCTTCAACTGGTTGGCGACCATCTGGGGCGGCAAGATTCACTTCGCCACTCCAATGATCTTCTGTGTGGGCTTCCTGTTTCAGTTCCTTATCGCGGGGCTCACCGGCATCATGCTTTCCGCTGCTCCCTTCGACTGGCAACTGAGCGCCTCTTACTTTGTGGTTGCACACTTCCACTATGTTCTGGTTGGAGCCATTGTGTTTGCACTCTTCGCAGCGTTTTACTACTGGTATCCCAAGGTAACAGGTCGGATGATGAGCGAAACACTCGGGAAATGGCATTTCTGGCTTTTTCTCATCGGCTTTCATCTCACCTTCGACTTCATGCATGTCCCGGGCCTGCTAGGTATGCCCCGGCGTATTTATACGTATGAGGCGGGTCGCGGTTGGGAGATGTGGAATCTGATCGTCGGCATCGGAGCCATCTTTCAGGTAGTCGGAACAGTCTGCTTCATCTTCAACCTAATACGTTCCTGCTTCCGTGGAGAAATTGCTGGGCACGATCCGTGGGACGCGTGGACGCTGGAGTGGGCTACACCCTCTCCGCCACCCTCGTATAACTTTGCAATTGAGCCGACGGTCCATAGTCGGCGCCCCCTGTGGGACCTCAAGCATCCTGAAGATCCGGACTCCGACTACGAATGA
- a CDS encoding cytochrome c oxidase subunit 3, whose protein sequence is MMNTGTIPISTQTEPAWVLPSRGTVGMVCLIVAEAAIFIIFFVSYIFYLGKSLTGPTPAQVLELPIFGTVCLLSSSITVHWAVSALRKNNVRNCALGLASTVLLGALFMVSTAQEWYHLIYDEGLTIRTNLFGTTYYALVGLHASHVIIGLVMLSIALVATLSGRMKELHTERLEVLSLYWHFVDAIWVVVFLIVYVIGR, encoded by the coding sequence ATGATGAATACGGGCACAATTCCTATTAGCACGCAGACTGAGCCAGCATGGGTACTGCCTAGTCGCGGTACGGTGGGGATGGTATGTCTGATCGTGGCCGAAGCCGCAATCTTCATCATCTTCTTCGTCTCCTACATCTTCTACCTTGGCAAGAGTCTTACCGGCCCAACACCCGCGCAGGTTCTGGAACTGCCGATTTTCGGTACCGTCTGCCTTCTTTCAAGCAGTATCACCGTTCATTGGGCAGTTAGCGCCTTGCGCAAAAACAACGTCCGCAACTGTGCCCTTGGCCTCGCTTCCACAGTGCTGCTGGGCGCTCTTTTCATGGTCAGCACGGCGCAGGAGTGGTATCACCTTATCTACGATGAAGGACTGACGATCCGCACCAATCTCTTTGGCACCACGTACTATGCACTCGTTGGCCTGCATGCATCACACGTCATCATTGGCCTCGTCATGCTCTCTATCGCGCTCGTGGCCACCCTAAGCGGACGCATGAAGGAACTCCACACCGAACGGCTGGAAGTACTCTCGCTCTATTGGCACTTCGTTGATGCAATTTGGGTGGTTGTTTTCCTGATCGTCTACGTCATAGGCAGATAA
- a CDS encoding c-type cytochrome gives MLRPEEVLTFTTLYKQNCAACHGEDGKNGAALPLANPVYLAVAEEDNIRHIIANGVPGKLMPPFAKNAGGMLTDQQVFALAQGVVRRWGTPNLLAGKNPPPYIATQPGDSTRGQQTFTTFCARCHGAIGEGAPDDPKTGVRKLGSIVDPSYLALISDQDLRIIIIAGLPDRGMPDWRTDSAVRPLTDQQITDIVSWLASQHVVNPGQPYPTLKTKTSAGATQ, from the coding sequence GTGCTGCGCCCCGAAGAAGTACTTACCTTCACTACGCTCTACAAACAAAATTGCGCTGCCTGCCACGGAGAAGACGGCAAGAATGGAGCGGCCCTCCCGCTAGCCAACCCTGTCTACCTTGCGGTTGCCGAAGAAGACAATATCCGTCATATCATCGCCAATGGAGTTCCCGGGAAACTCATGCCTCCATTTGCAAAGAACGCGGGGGGCATGTTAACTGACCAGCAGGTCTTCGCTCTTGCACAAGGAGTGGTGCGTAGATGGGGTACGCCAAATCTTCTAGCGGGGAAAAATCCTCCGCCTTATATCGCCACCCAGCCTGGAGATTCAACCCGCGGCCAGCAAACCTTTACGACCTTCTGTGCCAGATGCCATGGTGCTATTGGCGAAGGTGCACCCGACGATCCTAAAACCGGAGTGAGAAAGCTAGGCTCTATCGTCGACCCATCTTATCTCGCACTCATCAGTGATCAAGATCTTCGCATCATCATCATCGCTGGCCTCCCAGATCGGGGCATGCCCGACTGGCGCACAGACTCGGCTGTACGTCCCTTGACTGATCAGCAGATCACCGACATCGTCTCCTGGCTTGCATCGCAGCACGTAGTCAACCCTGGTCAGCCCTACCCCACGCTCAAGACGAAGACTTCGGCGGGAGCAACACAATGA
- a CDS encoding ubiquinol-cytochrome c reductase iron-sulfur subunit codes for MTPNEQPLQNNPPIPQASASTRAAGHSRRAFLFKLSLLANGAVGAILAVPIIGYLLGPAMKKGSGYNSWIALGALSDFPEGETRLVDFRNPVTTSWDGQTGDIPCWVRRVSGSNFQVFAINCAHLGCPVRWFAQSKLFLCPCHGGAYYADGSRASGPPERGLFEYDHKIVDNTLMVKVGKMPTLANQASAELPLTQLEGTSSTAQLASVEKSKPRCASCQG; via the coding sequence ATGACACCAAACGAGCAGCCTCTGCAAAACAATCCACCCATACCGCAAGCGTCTGCGAGCACTCGAGCTGCTGGACACTCGCGTCGAGCCTTCCTCTTCAAGCTCTCCCTTCTCGCTAATGGAGCAGTTGGTGCCATTCTCGCGGTTCCCATCATCGGCTACCTCCTAGGCCCTGCTATGAAGAAAGGCTCGGGCTACAACTCCTGGATCGCGCTGGGGGCGCTCAGTGATTTTCCCGAAGGCGAAACCCGTCTCGTTGACTTCCGAAATCCAGTTACAACCTCGTGGGACGGCCAGACAGGCGACATCCCCTGCTGGGTGCGTCGCGTCTCCGGTAGCAACTTTCAGGTCTTTGCCATCAACTGCGCGCACCTTGGTTGCCCTGTTCGTTGGTTTGCCCAGTCCAAGCTCTTCCTGTGTCCTTGCCATGGCGGCGCCTATTACGCTGATGGCTCTCGTGCCTCTGGCCCACCCGAACGCGGCCTCTTCGAGTACGACCATAAGATCGTTGACAACACACTGATGGTCAAGGTAGGAAAGATGCCCACACTGGCCAACCAGGCAAGCGCCGAACTACCCCTTACGCAACTCGAAGGGACCAGTTCTACAGCACAACTTGCATCTGTCGAAAAGTCAAAACCGAGGTGCGCCTCATGCCAAGGTTGA
- a CDS encoding cytochrome b N-terminal domain-containing protein produces the protein MPRLKQRTIELYNWFEQRLGLGQPAIEAAVHDVPASTSSWWYVFGSAATVILCLQVVTGILLALVYTPSASHAWNSLEFLDHSIQLGWFLRAIHGWGSDFMIAIVLIHMAQVFLFGAYKFPRELTWIIGVFLLLLTLGMAFTGQVLRFDQDSYWGLGIGASILSRVPFIGGPLVDLMLGGPIIAGPTLTRFFALHVFIIPGILLALVGLHLLMVLRLGINEWPMPGRIVSKTTYNRNYHTLTKETGIPFVPDAAWKDAIFAAVIMLAIITCALFFGPFGPTGQPDPTIIQTAPKPDFAFLWIYAVLAYLPPSLETPVLFIAPTLIIIAMLLLPLIAGEGEKHWSRRPVAALMVAVIAVTLGAFTRLGMYTPWSPIMNAWTSDPIPAAYLHNRTPLEREGAIVFQNKQCRNCHSVGGEGGLRGPALDSIATRMTEDQIIRQVLQGGGNMPAYGNSLNPSETTALVRFLTTLRGNNLSPAIDASRHIALSGEPSSTTSNGH, from the coding sequence ATGCCAAGGTTGAAGCAGCGCACCATTGAACTCTACAACTGGTTCGAGCAGCGCCTCGGCCTCGGCCAGCCCGCCATCGAAGCAGCCGTGCACGATGTTCCCGCCAGCACCTCCAGCTGGTGGTACGTCTTTGGCAGCGCCGCCACCGTCATCCTCTGTCTACAGGTCGTGACCGGCATTCTACTTGCGCTTGTCTATACTCCTTCTGCCAGTCACGCGTGGAACAGTCTGGAATTCCTTGACCACAGCATCCAGCTTGGCTGGTTCCTTCGTGCCATCCACGGCTGGGGTTCCGATTTCATGATCGCCATCGTGCTTATCCATATGGCACAGGTCTTTCTCTTCGGTGCCTACAAGTTCCCCCGCGAACTTACCTGGATAATCGGTGTCTTCCTGCTCCTTCTCACCCTCGGCATGGCCTTCACCGGACAAGTTCTGCGCTTCGATCAGGATTCCTACTGGGGTCTTGGTATCGGTGCCTCTATCCTTAGTCGCGTCCCCTTTATAGGCGGTCCACTCGTCGATCTCATGCTGGGCGGCCCTATCATCGCAGGCCCCACTCTTACCCGTTTCTTCGCCCTGCATGTCTTCATCATCCCCGGCATACTGCTAGCGCTCGTTGGTCTTCATCTCCTGATGGTTCTTCGTCTCGGCATCAATGAGTGGCCCATGCCCGGTCGCATCGTCAGTAAAACTACCTACAACCGTAACTACCATACTCTGACGAAAGAGACCGGCATCCCCTTCGTCCCTGACGCCGCCTGGAAGGATGCCATCTTCGCTGCGGTCATCATGCTGGCCATCATCACCTGCGCTCTTTTCTTCGGACCCTTCGGCCCCACTGGTCAGCCGGACCCCACCATCATCCAAACCGCTCCCAAGCCCGACTTCGCTTTTCTCTGGATCTATGCTGTCCTTGCCTATCTTCCACCCAGTCTTGAAACCCCGGTTCTCTTCATAGCTCCCACACTCATCATCATTGCCATGCTGCTCCTTCCGTTGATCGCAGGAGAAGGGGAGAAGCACTGGTCGCGTCGTCCCGTAGCCGCTCTCATGGTTGCTGTTATTGCGGTTACCCTTGGTGCCTTTACCCGCCTCGGCATGTACACCCCGTGGAGCCCTATCATGAATGCATGGACTAGCGATCCCATCCCTGCGGCCTATCTGCACAACCGAACTCCCCTTGAACGTGAAGGTGCCATCGTCTTCCAGAACAAGCAATGCCGTAATTGCCACTCCGTCGGCGGAGAGGGGGGCCTGCGCGGCCCAGCGTTGGACTCCATCGCAACCCGTATGACCGAAGATCAGATCATTCGCCAGGTTCTACAGGGCGGAGGAAATATGCCTGCATACGGTAACTCCCTCAACCCATCCGAAACCACTGCCCTCGTCCGTTTCCTCACCACACTGCGCGGTAACAATCTCTCCCCCGCAATAGATGCATCGCGTCACATTGCCTTGTCTGGCGAACCGTCATCAACCACCTCCAACGGACATTAG
- a CDS encoding cytochrome c oxidase assembly protein, whose translation MAVILFAVVYTHGWFAIRKTRPTLFSTWRLTAFLLGLAIIWLAIASPLDGFADASLSAHMVEHLLLMSFVPPLLLLGYPVVPLLRGLPHAVTAHILAPFIRSKFLRRLGGLLVMPIVAWLVMNLIFLGWHIPTAYDFALEHERWHDFEHICFLGSSILFWWPIIRPWPSHTHRTGWSMLLYLVTADIVNTALSAFLAFCDRPVYSYYYKLSNPFHISPMSDQMAGAVMMWVMGSLVFLVAIIFITLNLLQSQKRFTA comes from the coding sequence ATGGCGGTCATCCTTTTTGCCGTTGTGTACACGCACGGCTGGTTCGCCATCCGCAAGACGCGCCCTACATTATTTTCGACATGGCGACTGACCGCGTTCCTTCTCGGACTCGCTATAATCTGGCTCGCCATCGCTTCGCCTCTTGATGGCTTCGCAGACGCATCCCTCAGCGCCCACATGGTGGAACATCTTCTACTTATGTCCTTTGTTCCGCCACTCTTGCTCCTCGGCTACCCGGTCGTCCCTCTGCTTCGAGGTCTGCCCCACGCAGTCACTGCCCACATCCTCGCACCCTTTATCCGCTCCAAATTCCTGCGCCGCTTGGGCGGCCTCCTCGTTATGCCTATCGTCGCTTGGCTCGTTATGAACCTGATCTTTCTTGGCTGGCACATTCCCACTGCATACGACTTCGCACTCGAGCACGAGCGATGGCACGACTTCGAACATATCTGTTTTCTGGGTTCCTCGATACTTTTCTGGTGGCCCATCATTCGTCCTTGGCCATCGCATACGCATCGAACCGGTTGGTCCATGCTGCTCTATCTGGTTACTGCTGATATCGTCAACACGGCGTTGTCAGCATTTCTAGCCTTCTGTGATCGCCCCGTGTACAGCTATTACTACAAGCTGTCAAACCCTTTTCATATCTCGCCAATGTCGGATCAGATGGCAGGCGCAGTCATGATGTGGGTGATGGGCTCATTAGTCTTTTTGGTTGCTATCATCTTCATTACGCTCAATCTCCTTCAATCTCAAAAGAGATTCACAGCATAA
- a CDS encoding GH39 family glycosyl hydrolase — protein sequence MARIACWSTRMLIASGIVLKIFALHAALAQGTVPERVPPSTQPPVSIQVDLGKTVGRYKPIYSWFGYDEANYTTMRHGTELLKELSELSPVPVYIRAHHLLTSGDGKAELKFSSTNVYSEDKNGQPVYDFTILDGIFDAYKAAGVRPMVELGFMPKDLAADLPTRHEPYQVHYPHSTVSGKSNNPPKDYAKWGELARVVTVHLVQRYGKEQVLQWYFEVWNEPDIDYWHATPEEYWKLYDYAVAGVRAALPGAKVGGPASTSPGNPKANTFLSNFLEHVNSDKSAANGKQIPIDFISFHAKGSPTISDGRVTMGIHSELNDADKGFGLIAKFPRFKNLPIILSEADPEGCAACSSKVNPANNYRNGTLYPAYTAAAFKGLFELQDRHAVNLISMLSWSFEFEDKDYFEGFRSLATNGIDKPVLNVFRMFALMSGNRVSTSSTGQVPLDTLLSTGVRQGPDIDALATRNAHEAAVLVWNYHDVDGPAEAVPTTVTIAGIPADIHRVLLEHYRLDDVHSNAYTVWLGMGSPQHPTTKQYADLLAASHLQLITSPMWLNVTNGQVRIVTDMPRQGISLMHLKW from the coding sequence ATGGCTCGGATTGCGTGCTGGTCGACTCGGATGCTTATAGCAAGCGGCATCGTTTTAAAGATTTTTGCATTGCATGCAGCGTTGGCGCAGGGGACTGTGCCTGAACGCGTTCCGCCCTCCACTCAGCCGCCGGTCTCGATTCAGGTAGATCTCGGCAAAACAGTAGGCCGTTACAAGCCAATTTATAGCTGGTTCGGCTACGATGAAGCGAATTACACCACCATGCGTCACGGCACGGAGTTGCTCAAGGAACTGAGCGAACTCAGCCCAGTGCCGGTGTACATTAGAGCGCACCATCTGCTCACTTCGGGCGATGGCAAGGCAGAACTGAAATTCAGTTCGACGAATGTCTACAGTGAAGATAAAAATGGCCAGCCAGTCTATGATTTCACTATTCTCGACGGCATCTTCGACGCATACAAGGCAGCAGGCGTGCGGCCCATGGTTGAGCTCGGCTTCATGCCGAAGGACCTTGCAGCCGACCTGCCAACTCGGCATGAGCCTTACCAAGTACATTACCCGCACTCTACAGTATCGGGAAAATCCAACAATCCTCCGAAGGACTATGCGAAGTGGGGAGAACTGGCGCGCGTCGTTACAGTACATCTGGTTCAGCGCTACGGCAAGGAGCAGGTATTGCAGTGGTATTTTGAGGTGTGGAATGAACCGGATATTGACTACTGGCATGCTACGCCTGAAGAGTACTGGAAGTTGTACGACTATGCGGTTGCGGGTGTCCGTGCCGCACTGCCAGGAGCAAAAGTGGGCGGCCCAGCAAGCACTAGTCCGGGCAATCCGAAGGCGAACACCTTCCTCAGTAATTTTCTGGAGCATGTCAATTCTGACAAGAGTGCAGCCAATGGAAAGCAGATTCCAATCGATTTCATCTCTTTCCATGCAAAGGGCTCTCCTACGATCAGTGACGGCAGGGTCACCATGGGAATCCATAGCGAATTGAACGACGCTGATAAAGGGTTCGGACTGATCGCGAAATTTCCACGTTTCAAGAATTTGCCGATCATCCTCAGCGAAGCCGATCCGGAGGGATGCGCTGCGTGTTCTTCAAAAGTCAATCCTGCAAATAATTATCGCAACGGCACGCTCTATCCGGCCTACACGGCAGCAGCATTCAAGGGCCTCTTTGAACTACAGGATCGGCATGCTGTCAATCTGATCTCCATGTTGAGCTGGTCCTTTGAATTTGAAGATAAAGACTATTTTGAGGGCTTTCGTTCTCTAGCGACGAACGGTATCGACAAACCCGTCCTGAATGTATTTCGCATGTTTGCGCTCATGTCTGGCAATCGAGTGAGTACCAGCAGCACTGGCCAGGTGCCGCTCGATACGCTACTGAGTACAGGAGTGCGGCAAGGGCCGGACATCGACGCACTTGCCACTAGGAACGCCCATGAGGCAGCCGTTCTGGTGTGGAACTATCATGATGTCGATGGACCCGCCGAAGCAGTGCCGACTACAGTTACGATTGCTGGAATTCCTGCGGATATCCATCGAGTTCTGCTTGAACACTACAGGCTTGATGATGTGCACAGCAACGCGTATACAGTGTGGCTGGGTATGGGTTCTCCTCAACACCCCACTACAAAGCAGTATGCAGATCTACTGGCAGCGAGCCATCTTCAGCTTATTACTTCTCCCATGTGGCTTAACGTAACGAACGGTCAAGTCAGAATCGTCACCGATATGCCACGACAGGGAATATCTCTTATGCATTTGAAATGGTAA